In one Roseomonas haemaphysalidis genomic region, the following are encoded:
- the urtB gene encoding urea ABC transporter permease subunit UrtB — translation MPPLLRLLAVLLLLAAPAWAQEGYDSAVGGLAGGFGTQAEAVERLGALGDPRALPVLRALAEGRLQKSADGRLAIDGRDVLTGSPAPAAAETVRINNRVRGALRGAFGRLELAAPDPATRAAAVAGLFRARSPDNITLLEDAAAREPDPAIRTVMEQALAASRLAAPDTTVRRQGILMLGGTASPEARGLLLEARASSPDLAPEIDAAVAAIDGRLQLRRIAENAFQGLSLGSVLLLAALGLAVTFGVMGVINMAHGEMVMIGAYTTVLVQEAFRDIPWLQPWSLPLSVPAAFLVTAAIGVALERGLIRHLYGRPLETLLMTFGVGMILQQAVRLLFGAQNREVRSPAWMQGIVTLPGGVEVTQNRLWIILFSLLVLALTFAAIRLTRFGLEMRAVVQNRRIASTMGIRTGRVDAMTFAFGSGIAGMAGVALSQIDNVSPNLGTGYIIDSFMVVVFGGVGSLAGTMIGAFTLGLVNKMLEPWAGAVLAKIAVLVGIMLFIQRRPKGLFALKGRAAEQ, via the coding sequence ATGCCTCCCCTCCTTCGCCTGCTGGCGGTGCTCCTGCTGCTCGCGGCACCCGCCTGGGCGCAGGAGGGCTATGACAGCGCCGTGGGTGGCTTGGCCGGCGGCTTCGGCACCCAGGCGGAGGCGGTGGAACGCCTCGGCGCGCTGGGCGACCCGCGCGCCTTGCCGGTCCTGCGCGCGCTGGCTGAAGGACGGCTGCAGAAATCCGCCGATGGCAGGCTCGCCATCGATGGTCGCGATGTCCTGACCGGTTCGCCGGCACCGGCGGCGGCCGAGACGGTGCGCATCAACAACCGCGTGCGCGGTGCACTGCGCGGCGCCTTCGGCCGGCTGGAGCTGGCCGCCCCTGACCCCGCCACCCGCGCCGCCGCCGTGGCCGGGCTGTTCCGCGCCCGCAGCCCCGACAACATCACCCTGCTGGAGGATGCGGCGGCGCGCGAGCCCGATCCCGCAATCCGCACGGTGATGGAGCAGGCGCTGGCCGCCTCCCGCCTCGCCGCGCCGGACACCACGGTCCGCCGCCAGGGCATCCTGATGCTGGGCGGCACCGCCTCGCCCGAGGCGCGCGGGCTGCTGCTGGAAGCGCGCGCCTCCAGCCCCGACCTCGCGCCCGAGATCGACGCGGCGGTCGCCGCCATCGACGGCCGGCTGCAGTTGCGCCGCATCGCCGAGAACGCCTTTCAGGGCCTCTCGCTCGGCTCCGTGCTGCTGCTGGCGGCACTGGGTCTGGCCGTCACCTTCGGCGTCATGGGCGTCATCAACATGGCGCATGGCGAGATGGTGATGATTGGCGCCTACACCACCGTGCTGGTGCAGGAGGCCTTTCGCGACATCCCCTGGCTGCAGCCCTGGTCCCTGCCGCTGTCGGTGCCCGCCGCCTTCCTGGTCACCGCCGCCATCGGCGTGGCGCTGGAGCGGGGGCTGATCCGGCACCTGTATGGACGGCCACTGGAAACGCTGCTGATGACCTTCGGCGTCGGCATGATCCTGCAGCAGGCGGTGCGGCTGCTCTTCGGCGCGCAGAACCGCGAGGTACGCTCGCCCGCCTGGATGCAGGGCATCGTCACGCTGCCTGGCGGCGTCGAGGTGACGCAGAACCGGCTGTGGATCATCCTGTTCTCGCTGCTCGTGCTGGCCCTCACCTTCGCCGCCATCCGCCTGACGCGCTTCGGGCTGGAAATGCGCGCGGTGGTACAGAACCGCCGCATCGCCTCCACCATGGGCATCCGCACCGGGCGGGTGGATGCCATGACCTTCGCCTTCGGCTCTGGCATCGCCGGCATGGCGGGGGTGGCGCTGAGCCAGATCGACAACGTCTCGCCCAACCTCGGCACCGGCTACATCATCGACAGCTTCATGGTGGTGGTCTTCGGCGGCGTCGGCAGCTTGGCGGGCACCATGATCGGTGCCTTCACGCTGGGACTGGTCAACAAGATGCTGGAGCCCTGGGCCGGCGCGGTGCTGGCCAAGATCGCGGTGCTGGTGGGCATCATGCTGTTTATCCAGCGTAGGCCGAAAGGCCTGTTCGCGTTGAAGGGAAGGGCAGCGGAACAGTGA
- the urtA gene encoding urea ABC transporter substrate-binding protein has protein sequence MTAHVSRRALLGTAASLLAMPAIRPAFAQGSGPIKVGVLHSLSGTMAISETALRDTVLMMVEEQNKKGGIMGRKLEAVVVDPASNWPLFAEKARELLQVHKVDVTFGCWTSVSRKSVLPVFEELNGLLFYPVQYEGEEQSRNVFYTGAAPNQQAIPAVEYLMGKDGGEARRIALLGTDYVYPRTTNRILRAYLNSKGISDADIMEEYTPFGHSDWQGIVSRVKRFAGEGKKTAIVSTINGDANVPFYRELGNQGIKAEDIPSVAFSVGEEELAGIDAKPLVGHLAAWNYFMSVDNPANTAFKKMWAGYIKNDKRVTNDPMEATWTGFTMWAQAVEQAKTTAVDAVRTAMYGQKVMAPSGYEEQMFENHHLSKPVMIGEIRADGQFDVVYKTPTAIKAENWSPFIPENASRRRG, from the coding sequence ATGACCGCCCATGTCTCCCGCCGCGCCCTGCTGGGCACCGCCGCCAGCCTGCTGGCGATGCCTGCCATCCGCCCTGCCTTTGCCCAGGGCAGCGGCCCCATAAAGGTCGGCGTGCTGCATTCCTTGTCCGGCACCATGGCGATCAGCGAGACCGCGCTGCGCGACACCGTGCTGATGATGGTGGAGGAGCAGAACAAGAAGGGCGGCATCATGGGCCGCAAGCTGGAAGCCGTGGTGGTGGACCCCGCCTCCAACTGGCCGTTGTTTGCGGAGAAAGCGCGCGAGCTGCTGCAGGTGCACAAGGTGGACGTCACCTTCGGCTGCTGGACCTCGGTGTCCCGCAAGTCGGTGCTGCCGGTCTTCGAGGAGCTGAACGGCCTGCTGTTCTACCCCGTGCAGTACGAGGGCGAGGAGCAGTCGAGGAACGTCTTCTACACCGGCGCCGCGCCCAACCAGCAGGCCATTCCGGCGGTGGAATACCTGATGGGCAAGGATGGCGGCGAGGCCAGGCGCATCGCGCTGCTGGGCACCGACTACGTCTACCCGCGCACCACCAACCGCATCCTGCGCGCCTACCTGAACTCCAAGGGCATTTCGGATGCCGACATTATGGAGGAATACACCCCCTTCGGCCATTCCGACTGGCAGGGCATCGTGTCCCGCGTCAAGCGCTTCGCGGGCGAGGGCAAGAAGACCGCCATCGTGTCCACCATCAACGGCGACGCCAACGTGCCTTTCTACCGCGAGCTGGGCAACCAGGGCATCAAGGCCGAGGACATCCCCTCCGTCGCCTTCAGCGTGGGCGAGGAGGAGCTGGCCGGCATCGACGCCAAGCCGCTGGTCGGCCACCTGGCGGCGTGGAACTACTTCATGAGCGTGGACAACCCCGCCAACACCGCCTTCAAGAAGATGTGGGCCGGTTACATCAAGAACGACAAGCGCGTCACCAACGACCCGATGGAGGCCACCTGGACCGGCTTCACCATGTGGGCGCAGGCGGTGGAGCAGGCCAAGACCACGGCGGTGGATGCGGTGCGGACGGCGATGTACGGCCAGAAGGTGATGGCGCCTTCGGGCTACGAGGAGCAGATGTTCGAGAACCACCATCTGTCCAAGCCCGTGATGATCGGCGAGATCCGCGCCGACGGGCAGTTCGACGTCGTCTACAAGACGCCGACGGCGATCAAGGCCGAGAACTGGTCGCCCTTCATCCCCGAGAACGCCAGCCGGCGCCGCGGCTGA
- a CDS encoding ATP-binding protein gives MATRQRIMRIRRDYNRWVADETMEDYALRFTATSARKWSAARVAHTALGSISFLALEAIGAALTVAYGFTTSVAAILFVSALIFLASVPICLNAARAGVDIDLLTRGAGFGYIGSTVTSLIYASFTFIFFGIEGVILAAMLDSFFGVPLWLGYIICAAVVLPLVTHGITFISRVQTWTQPVWLLLNLAPLVALVLAHPDWISGWTQYAGTRGTGSFDWLAFGAATSVLFALITQTGEQVDYIRFLPPRQTQKPWVWWGALLAGGPGWIAFDVLKLLAGSFLAYAALQAGLSLAQAVQPAEMYRLAFGALIGSPALVLGVTAAFVALSQIKINVTNAYAGSLAWSNFFSRLTHSHPGRVVWLVFNIAVALLLMQLGVYETIEQVLLVYSTVAAAWMGALVADLALNKPLGLSPQGIEFKRAHLYDINPVGTGAMLLSVAASFAAWSGVLGAGPQAMSTLIAFGVAFVAAPAIAWATGGRYYLARKPRAAWQSRSTLACVICEHDFEPQDMAYCPVYTGPICSLCCSLDARCGDGCKPHARLSAQIATPLRAVLPEQVMRTLATPVGSFCVVFLLFMATIALVFLGIRAQTGASPALDAAFWKAFFVLVVIGGITAWTLVLARQSRLVAQEETRRQTSLLMSEIRAHGRTDAALQKAKEAAERANLAKSRYVIGISHELRSPLNAILGYAQLLERDAAIPERRRDGIRTIRRSGEHLGALIEGLLDISKIEAGRIELYRDEVRLPEFLDQLVQMLRLQAEAKSIGFTFDAPPRLPEVVHTDERRLRQILINLLSNAIKFTREGNVTLRLRFRSEVAEFDIVDTGIGIAEADLTRIFEPFQRGANSQAPSTPGVGLGLTISKTLTEIMGGEISVRSTLGQGSTFRVRLLLSGKGSAAPVVERRITGRAEPTRPLRVLVADDDPDHRALVADLLQPLGFDVLVAADGAGCLRMAAEAAPDLFLLDIAMPGMTGWMLARLLREAGQRAPVVMVSANALELAPPAEGQHHDDVLAKPLSVAALLDKIGTLLGIEWTFAEPAVPAAAARLTPAQAVGLRQLAAIGYVGGIRERLDALEAEAPEAAPAIAELRAHVSAFRLDAFVAALPEEPA, from the coding sequence ATGGCGACACGCCAGCGCATCATGCGCATCCGGCGCGACTACAACCGCTGGGTCGCCGACGAGACGATGGAAGACTACGCGCTGCGCTTCACCGCCACCAGCGCGCGTAAGTGGTCCGCTGCCCGCGTCGCCCACACCGCGCTGGGGTCGATCTCCTTTCTGGCGCTGGAAGCGATCGGCGCGGCGCTGACGGTGGCCTATGGCTTCACCACCAGCGTCGCCGCCATCCTGTTCGTATCGGCGCTGATCTTCCTGGCCAGCGTGCCGATCTGCCTGAATGCCGCGCGGGCGGGGGTGGATATCGACCTGCTGACCCGCGGCGCCGGCTTCGGCTACATCGGCTCCACCGTCACCTCGCTGATCTACGCCTCCTTCACCTTCATCTTCTTCGGCATCGAGGGGGTGATTCTGGCGGCGATGCTGGACAGCTTCTTCGGCGTGCCGCTGTGGCTCGGCTACATCATCTGCGCCGCCGTCGTGCTGCCCCTCGTCACCCACGGCATCACCTTTATTAGTCGCGTCCAGACCTGGACGCAGCCGGTGTGGCTGCTGCTGAACCTGGCCCCGCTGGTGGCGCTGGTGCTGGCCCATCCCGACTGGATCTCCGGCTGGACGCAATACGCGGGCACGCGCGGCACCGGCAGCTTCGACTGGCTGGCGTTCGGCGCCGCCACCTCCGTGCTGTTCGCGCTGATCACCCAGACCGGCGAGCAGGTGGACTACATCCGCTTTCTCCCCCCGCGCCAAACGCAGAAGCCCTGGGTGTGGTGGGGCGCGCTGCTGGCCGGCGGGCCCGGCTGGATCGCGTTCGACGTGCTGAAGCTGCTGGCGGGCTCCTTTCTCGCCTACGCCGCCCTGCAGGCCGGGCTGTCGCTGGCACAGGCGGTGCAGCCGGCCGAGATGTACCGCCTGGCCTTCGGCGCACTGATCGGATCGCCCGCGCTGGTGCTGGGGGTGACGGCCGCCTTTGTCGCGTTGTCGCAGATCAAGATCAACGTCACCAACGCCTATGCGGGCTCGCTGGCTTGGTCCAACTTCTTTTCGCGGCTGACGCACAGCCACCCCGGGCGTGTCGTTTGGCTGGTGTTCAACATCGCGGTGGCCCTGCTGCTGATGCAGCTCGGTGTTTACGAGACCATCGAGCAGGTGCTGCTGGTGTATTCCACCGTCGCCGCCGCATGGATGGGTGCGCTGGTCGCGGATCTCGCCCTCAACAAGCCTCTTGGGCTCAGCCCGCAGGGCATCGAGTTCAAGCGGGCGCATTTGTATGACATCAATCCGGTGGGCACCGGCGCCATGCTGCTCTCCGTTGCGGCGTCCTTTGCGGCCTGGTCGGGCGTGCTGGGGGCGGGGCCGCAGGCGATGTCCACCTTGATCGCCTTTGGCGTGGCCTTTGTTGCGGCGCCTGCCATCGCCTGGGCCACGGGCGGCCGCTACTACCTCGCGCGCAAGCCGCGCGCCGCGTGGCAAAGCCGGTCCACCCTGGCCTGCGTCATCTGCGAGCATGACTTCGAGCCGCAGGACATGGCCTATTGTCCGGTCTACACGGGGCCGATCTGCTCGCTCTGCTGCTCGCTTGACGCCCGATGCGGCGATGGCTGCAAGCCGCATGCCCGGCTGTCCGCGCAGATCGCGACGCCGCTGCGCGCCGTGCTGCCGGAACAGGTGATGCGCACGCTGGCCACGCCCGTCGGCTCGTTTTGCGTGGTGTTCCTGCTGTTCATGGCCACCATCGCCCTCGTCTTCCTGGGGATCCGCGCGCAAACCGGCGCCAGCCCGGCGCTGGACGCAGCCTTCTGGAAAGCCTTCTTCGTCTTGGTCGTGATCGGTGGCATCACCGCCTGGACGCTGGTGCTGGCCCGCCAAAGTCGGCTGGTGGCGCAGGAGGAGACGCGCCGCCAGACCAGCCTGCTGATGAGCGAGATCCGCGCCCATGGCCGCACCGACGCAGCGCTGCAAAAGGCCAAGGAGGCCGCCGAGCGCGCCAACCTGGCGAAAAGCCGCTACGTCATTGGCATCAGTCATGAGCTGCGCTCGCCACTCAATGCCATCCTCGGCTACGCGCAGCTGCTGGAGCGCGACGCCGCCATTCCGGAGCGCCGGCGCGACGGCATCCGCACCATCCGCCGCAGCGGCGAGCACCTGGGGGCGCTGATCGAGGGGTTGCTCGATATCTCCAAGATCGAGGCCGGACGGATCGAACTGTACCGGGACGAGGTGCGGCTGCCGGAGTTCCTGGATCAGCTGGTGCAGATGCTGCGGCTGCAGGCGGAGGCGAAGAGCATTGGCTTCACCTTTGACGCACCGCCACGATTGCCGGAGGTCGTACATACCGACGAGCGGCGGTTGCGGCAGATCCTGATCAACCTGCTGTCCAACGCCATCAAGTTCACCCGCGAGGGCAACGTGACCTTGCGACTGCGCTTCCGTTCCGAGGTCGCGGAGTTCGATATCGTCGACACCGGCATCGGCATTGCCGAAGCGGACCTCACGCGCATCTTCGAGCCGTTCCAGCGCGGCGCCAATTCGCAGGCCCCCTCCACCCCTGGCGTCGGCCTCGGACTGACCATCAGCAAGACGCTCACGGAGATCATGGGCGGCGAGATCTCGGTGCGCAGCACCCTGGGCCAGGGCAGCACCTTTCGTGTCCGGCTGCTGCTGTCCGGCAAGGGCAGCGCCGCCCCGGTGGTGGAACGACGCATCACCGGCCGCGCCGAGCCCACCCGCCCGCTGCGCGTGCTGGTGGCCGACGACGACCCCGACCACCGCGCCCTGGTCGCCGACTTGTTGCAGCCGCTCGGCTTCGACGTGCTGGTGGCCGCCGACGGCGCAGGCTGCCTGCGCATGGCTGCGGAGGCAGCGCCCGACCTGTTCCTGCTCGACATTGCCATGCCTGGCATGACCGGCTGGATGCTGGCCCGCCTGCTGCGCGAAGCCGGCCAGCGGGCACCGGTGGTCATGGTTTCGGCCAACGCGCTGGAACTCGCCCCACCCGCCGAGGGGCAGCATCATGAC